The following are from one region of the Desulfovibrio sp. Fe33 genome:
- the flgK gene encoding flagellar hook-associated protein FlgK yields the protein MINNLYSIGKSALQNAQVSVNNASNNIANADTTGYQRTTTVYDTGGSITINGITVGTGADITAIQSEWDKFVESQYLDALADLAAQTSALDYLDGLDSLLNQSEGGISDVLEEFFDGWNELVTDPDSTSARAALLGQAETLVYAFTSTAASLASMTDAINGDIRDQVNEANGLIEDLAELNSAIAANPDDNQAVSERDQKIRELDSLIGVEVLYKSDNTVTILTGEGYSLVDGSETHSLAYSEARVSESPVRGSDYDGSLSYSGSSSEELLIEFVSSGSDGTAQFKVSTDGGQSWKTDDNGDVVLYTASGADDPAEIEGVSIWFEDGAGEHAAGDRYTVVPKSGLYWQSGDGDLTNITPLTDDSGDMVSGRTSGGSLAGLFLTRDDTVTPTLDGLNDLAEAVIREVNEIHAAGTGLEHHTALTGSYAVDDASAPLNDSGLHFADAIQAGELALTTYDSDGNVSTSSILSIDPASDSLDDLAADINAAFGGELTATVTDGTLRLSAGTDAAFEITGDTANLMAALGLNTFFTGTDASTISINSYAAADSSHINSGSAGDDGLVATGSNETASALASLYEKTLSVGSLQTSLASAMAALTASVGSAASAADLQQTYARTSVDYLYEQQSSTSEVNVDEELIELTKYQQAYQAAAQIISVTREMMDTVLDLV from the coding sequence ATGATCAACAACCTCTACAGCATAGGCAAGTCCGCGCTGCAAAACGCGCAGGTGTCCGTCAACAACGCGTCCAACAACATCGCCAACGCGGACACCACCGGCTACCAGCGCACCACGACGGTTTACGACACCGGCGGCTCCATCACGATCAACGGCATCACGGTCGGCACCGGAGCGGACATCACGGCCATCCAGTCCGAGTGGGACAAGTTCGTGGAGAGCCAATACCTGGACGCCCTGGCCGACCTGGCCGCGCAGACCAGCGCCCTGGATTACCTGGACGGGCTGGACTCCCTGCTGAACCAGTCCGAAGGCGGCATAAGCGACGTCCTGGAGGAGTTCTTCGACGGCTGGAACGAGCTGGTCACCGACCCGGATTCCACGTCGGCCCGCGCGGCCCTGCTCGGCCAGGCCGAAACCCTGGTCTACGCGTTCACTTCCACCGCCGCGAGCCTGGCCTCCATGACGGACGCCATCAACGGCGACATCCGGGATCAGGTGAACGAGGCCAACGGGCTCATCGAGGACCTGGCCGAACTCAACTCGGCCATCGCTGCCAACCCCGACGACAACCAGGCCGTGTCCGAACGGGATCAGAAAATCAGGGAGCTGGATTCGCTCATCGGCGTTGAGGTCCTCTACAAGTCCGACAACACGGTCACCATACTGACCGGGGAGGGATACAGTCTCGTGGACGGAAGCGAAACACACAGCCTGGCGTACTCGGAGGCAAGGGTCTCCGAATCCCCGGTACGCGGTTCGGACTATGACGGCAGCCTGAGCTATTCGGGCTCGTCCAGCGAGGAGCTGCTCATCGAATTCGTCTCCTCCGGATCCGACGGAACGGCGCAGTTCAAGGTCTCCACCGACGGCGGCCAGAGCTGGAAGACAGACGATAACGGGGACGTCGTCCTCTACACCGCGTCCGGCGCGGACGATCCGGCGGAGATCGAGGGGGTATCCATCTGGTTCGAGGACGGCGCGGGAGAGCACGCGGCGGGCGACAGGTACACCGTCGTGCCCAAATCCGGCCTGTACTGGCAGTCCGGCGACGGCGACCTGACCAACATCACCCCGCTGACGGACGACAGCGGCGACATGGTCTCGGGCCGGACCTCCGGGGGAAGCCTGGCCGGCCTGTTCCTCACGCGCGACGACACGGTGACGCCCACCCTGGACGGGCTGAACGACCTGGCCGAGGCCGTTATCCGGGAGGTCAACGAGATCCATGCGGCGGGCACGGGCCTTGAGCACCACACGGCCCTGACCGGCAGCTACGCCGTTGACGACGCTTCGGCCCCCCTCAACGACAGCGGCCTGCATTTCGCGGACGCCATCCAGGCGGGAGAGCTGGCCCTGACCACCTACGACTCCGACGGCAACGTTTCGACCAGCTCCATCCTGTCCATCGATCCGGCAAGCGATTCCCTGGACGACTTGGCTGCGGACATCAACGCGGCCTTCGGCGGGGAGCTGACCGCCACGGTCACGGACGGAACGCTCCGGCTCTCCGCGGGAACGGACGCCGCATTCGAGATCACCGGGGACACCGCCAACCTGATGGCCGCCCTGGGCCTGAACACCTTCTTCACCGGCACGGACGCCTCGACCATCTCCATCAACAGCTACGCGGCCGCCGACTCCTCGCACATCAACAGCGGCTCGGCGGGCGACGACGGCCTGGTGGCCACCGGCTCCAACGAGACGGCCTCCGCCCTGGCATCCCTGTACGAGAAGACCCTTTCCGTGGGCAGCCTGCAAACGAGCCTCGCCTCGGCCATGGCCGCCCTGACGGCGAGCGTCGGCTCCGCCGCGTCCGCGGCGGATTTGCAGCAGACCTACGCCCGGACCTCCGTGGACTACCTCTACGAGCAGCAGTCCTCCACCAGCGAGGTCAACGTGGATGAAGAGCTTATCGAATTGACCAAGTACCAGCAGGCCTACCAGGCCGCCGCACAAATAATCAGCGTGACCAGGGAAATGATGGACACCGTCCTCGACCTGGTCTGA